A part of Rhinoderma darwinii isolate aRhiDar2 chromosome 1, aRhiDar2.hap1, whole genome shotgun sequence genomic DNA contains:
- the LOC142744244 gene encoding uncharacterized protein LOC142744244, giving the protein MPSCIVSGCIHKTTKKNCNEEGVIMHAFPSSISRIKLWLRSIEKNNHQYFGNIDALAENIFYKKNNSSFRICSDHFVSECYAPGHSKRRALRQDAIPTLFSAPLTLTAFHDTTPPQHIPFMVDAITQTDPYTNTEDKGAQWPEFEFNIGGQPWKIEHDHVYHTLRSTAKNSHRAVNAEHNPLIYGLKIQPSTRPKEQMVINCSVSTQEHRPHSSVYLDRDSCMRQETADEDCVKERKFIVFESCLDVLFKKVSCKIEDCNAPVIHTQKHILGSYLSVTGQCQKGHSFHLWHSQPTRGEVALGNVLSSAAVLFSGANFHQVREMFQMLGLQFISHSIYDVYQRKYLFPTVDIHWQQERLRLNEASLGTRLCLAGSGQCSTYRSGFKYGVYTFLDTATKRIVDFETVQGTKATSCVALKRKAFVRGLNKILQDQLEVASVATDYHPKIKKTCEQYYRIQHEYDAWQYTKSVEKRLLAASKKENCSVIAEWIPSIKKHLWWCSGTSNGNAKVLRELWQSVLMHVTDRHEWDDGEIYHACAHRPLTKGERQCQPWIKANSQPYLALYDVVMNPKVIKDLDHLSQFLHTGEIDVYHYFVSKYGPKKVHLKMDALEARIKLAALAHNANVHRQRSKANSTRHGKAAIGTLRHDLVSTHTKICSSKTLSGSSATAHIVPMMTDVLKFFDCRLTNDCSLWTSVLKDNTEQRLNKRRY; this is encoded by the coding sequence ATGCCTTCTTGTATCGTCAGTGGCTGTATTCATAAGACTACAAAGAAGAATTGCAATGAGGAAGGAGTCATAATGCATGCTTTTCCATCTAGTATCTCCAGAATAAAGCTGTGGCTCAgaagtattgaaaaaaataacCATCAGTATTTTGGAAACATTGATGCTTTGGCTgagaacattttttataaaaagaataACAGTTCTTTCCGAATTTGTTCAGACCATTTTGTGTCGGAATGCTACGCTCCAGGACACAGTAAGAGAAGAGCTCTGAGACAGGATGCAATACCCACACTTTTCAGCGCACCCCTTACCTTGACCGCTTTTCATGACACTACCCCTCCACAACATATTCCTTTTATGGTGGATGCCATTACACAGACCGATCCCTATACTAATACAGAGGACAAAGGTGCACAATGGCCAGAATTTGAGTTCAATATTGGAGGGCAGCCATGGAAGATAGAGCATGACCATGTGTACCACACTCTTCGATCTACTGCCAAAAATTCTCATCGAGCTGTGAATGCTGAACATAATCCTTTGATTTACGGATTAAAAATACAACCATCAACTCGGCCAAAAGAAcaaatggtaataaactgctcagTATCAACCCAGGAGCACAGACCTCATTCATCTGTGTATTTAGACCGGGACAGTTGTATGCGTCAGGAAACTGCTGATGAGGACTGTGTGAAGGAGCGCAAATTTATTGTGTTTGAGTCATGCCTCGATGTTCTGTTTAAAAAGGTTAGCTGTAAAATAGAAGACTGTAACGCGCCTGTTATTCATACACAAAAACATATTTTGGGTTCTTACTTGTCTGTGACTGGTCAGTGTCAAAAAGGGCACAGCtttcatctatggcacagtcagcCTACCAGAGGTGAAGTTGCTCTTGGTAATGTCTTGAGTTCAGCTGCTGTGTTATTTAGTGGAGCAAATTTTCACCAAGTACGAGAGATGTTTCAGATGTTAGGACTGCAGTtcatatcacacagtatatatgatgtatatcaaCGAAAATATCTCTTTCCCACAGTGGATATTCACTGGCAGCAGGAACGCCTGAGACTCAATGAAGCTTCTTTAGGTACTCGACTCTGTCTTGCAGGTAGTGGACAATGCAGTACTTATAGGAGTGGTTTCAAGTATGGCGTATACACGTTCCTTGATACTGCAACCAAGAGAATTGTTGACTTTGAAACCGTTCAGGGAACTAAAGCTACCTCCTGTGTAGCGTTAAAAAGAAAAGCATTTGTAAGGGGCTTAAACAAGATATTACAGGACCAATTGGAGGTTGCATCTGTTGCTACGGACTATCATCCAAAAATTAAAAAGACTTGTGAACAGTACTACAGGATCCAGCATGAGTATGATGCTTGGCAGTACACAAAAAGCGTAGAGAAACGTCTACTAGCCGCAAGCAAGAAGGAAAATTGTTCTGTAATAGCCGAATGGATTCCTAGCATAAAGAAACACTTGTGGTGGTGCTCGGGTACCAGCAATGGAAATGCTAAGGTGCTTCGTGAGCTCTGGCAATCTGTGCTTATGCATGTGACTGATCGACATGAATGGGATGATGGTGAAATATACCACGCATGTGCACATAGACCATTAACAAAAGGTGAACGCCAGTGCCAACCCTGGATTAAAGCAAACTCTCAGCCATATCTAGCATTATATGACGTGGTAATGAATCCAAAAGTCATAAAAGACCTTGATCATCTCTCTCAGTTCTTGCATACTGGAGAAATAGATGTATATCATTATTTTGTATCAAAATATGGTCCCAAAAAGGTTCATTTAAAAATGGATGCATTAGAAGCTCGCATTAAGCTTGCAGCGTTGGCACACAATGCAAATGTTCACAGACAACGTTCGAAGGCCAATTCCACACGGCATGGAAAAGCTGCAATTGGAACACTGAGACATGATCTGGTCTCCACACACACCAAAATATGCAGCTCAAAGACGCTGAGTGGATCATCTGCTACTGCACATATAGTACCCATGATGACTGATGTCCTAAAGTTCTTTGATTGCCGCCTTACAAATGATTGTTCTTTGTGGACGTCTGTATTAAAAGACAATACAGAACAGAGACTGAACAAAAGGCGTTACTAG